Within the Bacillus marinisedimentorum genome, the region TTTTGAACGGGATGACGTAGCGATCTATAATGCTGTCCCCACTGTAGAAGGTACCATCATGATGGTCATTCAAAATACAGATTTTACGATTCACAATGCCAATATCGCTGTACTCGGCATGGGACGTGTAGGTCAGGGCGTGGCCAGGACCTTTGCGGCCCTCGGTGCAAAAGTGAAAGTGGGTGCGCGCAAAACATCGCATCATGCCAGAATTTATGAAATGGGGCTTAAGCCGTTCGATTTAAGTGATCTTGAAAAGGAAGCCGAAAATGTTGATATCCTGATCAATACGATTCCTGCCCAGGTAGTCAATGCAGGCGTGTTATCAAAAATGCCGACACACACGCTTGTTGTCGACCTTGCCTCAAAACCCGGGGGGACTGACTTCCGCTATGCAGAAAAGAGAGGAATAAAAGCACTGCTTGCGCCCGGTCTGCCGGGTATTGTAGCTCCAAAAACGGCCGGGCAAATCATTGCAAAGGTGCTCAGCACTCTGCTCCATGAATTGAAAACATCCAGAAAGGAGAGATCATGATGGAACTTAAAGGGAAACGGATCGGATTCGGGTTAACAGGTTCTCATTGTACGTACGATGCGGTCGTGCCGGAAATACAAAAACTCCTTGATGCCGGAGCTGACGTCATACCGGTTGTATCATTCACCGTCAGTTCCACGGATACACGGTTTGGAGAAGGTGTTGAATGGGTGAAAAAAATAGAAGAAATGACCGGTGAAAAAGCGATTGATTCCATTGTCAAGGCAGAACCCCTCGGACCGAAATATCCGCTTGATTGCATGGTGGTGGCGCCCTTGACCGGAAACTCCATGAGTAAACTGGCAAACGGGCTCACTGATTCCCCGGTCATCATGGCTGCAAAAGCGACACTGAGGAACTTGAACCCGGTCGTTCTTGGTATCTCCACAAATGATGCCCTCGGACTTAACGGACAAAATTTGATGAAACTGCTGGCGACGAAAAATATCTATTTTATTCCGTTCGGCCAGGATGCCCCTGAAAAAAAACCGAATTCATTGGTTGCGAGGATGCCGCTATTGGATGAAACGGTGAAAGCTGCCCTGAATGGGAAACAGCTCCAGCCTGTAATCATTGAAAAATTCCGTGATTAACAATAGACTTTACTGGTAGATATAGTTTTTTATTTATAACCTGGCAGGATATGATAAAATAACTCTAATATCTCTAATTGATTAATTAAGACGGAAGGGGATTCAACATGGATCATAACAAAGGTTATCGTGTTGCTGTTGTCGGGGCAACAGGCGCAGTCGGACAAAAAATGCTGGAAACACTGGAAGAAAGGAATTTTCCTGTATCAGATTTAACCCTTTTGTCTTCAAGCCGTTCTGCCGGCAAAAAAGTGACGTTTCAAGGAAAGGAACATACAGTTGCCGAAGCGGTTCCGGAAGCGTTTGAAGGAATCCAGCTGGCACTGTTCAGTGCAGGAGGATCGGTTTCTAAAGCACTTGCACCTGAAGCAGCAAAGCGCGGCGCTATAGTCGTTGACAATACTAGTGCGTTCCGTATGGATGAAGATAAACCGCTTGTTGTGCCGGAAGTAAATGAAGAGGATTTGAAGAATCACAACGGCATCATCGCAAATCCGAATTGCTCAACCATCCAGATGGTTGCAGCACTCAAACCGGTCGAACGGGAATTCGGGCTTAGCAAAGTGATCGTTTCCACATATCAGGCCGTTTCCGGGGCAGGGGCCCAGGCGGTTGATGAAATGAAGGAACAGTCGAGGAAGATGCTTGACGGAAGTGATTATGAAACGAACATTTTGCCTGTCAAAGGTGATGAAAAACATTATCCGATCGCTTTCAATGCCATTCCGCAAATTGACAAATTTCAGGATAATGGCTTCACATTTGAAGAAATGAAAATGATAAATGAAACAAAGAAGATCATGCACCGGCCTGATCTTGAAGTTGCGGCAACCTGTGTAAGGCTTCCGATCGATACGGGGCATGCCGAATCAGTGTATATTGAAGTTGAAAAAAGCGGTGTAACCGTGGAACAAATGAAAAAACTTTTAGCAGATGCAGAAGGAATCACCTTACAGGATGATCCGTCAAGCCAGGAATATCCGATGCCGCTTTTTGCAGCAGGCAAAAAAGACGTGTTCGTCGGCCGGATCCGCAAAGATCTGGATAATGACAGGGGATTCCATCTGTGGATCGTATCAGATAACCTTTTGAAAGGGGCCGCCTGGAATTCTGTGCAGATAGCGGAACGCCTTGTCAAACTCGGTTTACTGTAAAATTCATACCTTGTATACTAGGTGAAGAGGTGTCTCAATGAAACGGATTGTCCAAAAGTTCGGAGGAACTTCTGTCCGTAATGAAGAGGGCAGACACAGGGCGTTGCATCATATAAAAACGGCTGTCGAAAACGGTTATAAAACGGTTGTCGTCGTATCGGCCATGGGAAGAAATGGGGATCCGTATGCAACAGATACCCTCCTTGGCCTTATTGACGGCAATAATACCAGAGTCTCCAACCGGGAAATGGATATGCTCATGTCCTGCGGGGAGACCATTTCTTCTGTCGTTTTTTCCAACATGCTGAGGAAAAATGGGCTCAATGCCGCAGCAATAAGCGGTGCATTGGCCGGTTTCAGGACGACGGCGGACCATACGAATGCCAAAATACTGGAAATGGATTGCAGCCGGCTTGAAGAAGAGCTGGGAAAGTATGATGTTGTGGTCGTAGCAGGATTTCAAGGCCAGTCAGAAACAGGGGATGTCACAACCCTCGGGCGCGGGGGCAGCGACACGTCTGCAGCTGCATTAGGCGCTGCTCTGCATGCAGAGTCTGTTGATATCTTTACGGACGTAGAGGGGCTTATGACTGCCGACCCGCGCATTGTGGAAAACGCAAGGCCGCTATCCCAGGTAACATACAACGAAATTTCCAACATGGCTTATCAGGGGGCGAAGGTGATTCATCCGCGGGCAGTAGAAATCGCCATGAACGCGAAAGTTCCGCTCCGGGTGCGTTCAACTTATTCAGATACCGAAGGCACACTTGTCACTTCACATGCAAACCAATCTGGCATGGGCAGTGATATCCAGGATCGCCTCATTACCGGGATTGCTCATGTTTCCGATATTACGCAAATCAGGGTATCTGCTAAAGAAGGGCGTTACGACATGCAGTCTGAGGTTTTCAAAGCCATGGCCGCCGAGCAGATCAGCGTAGATCTAATAAACATTTCACCGAGTAATGTCGTATATACAATCAGTGAGGAGAAGACTGCCCTTGCTGTGAACGTATTATCGGAGCTTGGGTATGAACCGGATATTGTGAGAAACTGTGCGAAAGTTTCCGTTGTAGGTGCCGCAATGGCAGGAGTTCCAGGCGTTACTGCAAAGATAGTCAACGCCCTTTCCAGTGAAGGGATCCAGATTTTGCAATCGGCAGACAGCCACACGACCATCTGGGTGCTGGTGCGGGAAGACGATCTGCACAAGGCGATCAACACGCTTCATTCGGCATTCAAACTGGCCGAACTGCAGCAATCAGGCAATTTGAACAGCTGACAATATAAAAATGAGGTGAATACAAGATGGATTTTGGCCGAATTGGAACGGCAATGGTTACACCTTTTGACAATAAAGGCAACATCGACTTTGCCAAAACCACTCAACTAGTACACTACTTAATTGAAAACGGAACAGACACCCTCGTCGTATCCGGTACGACAGGGGAATCGCCGACACTTACTACGGAAGAAAAGGTAGCGCTTTTTAAGCATGTCGCAGAAGCGGCGGATAAACGGGTTCCGGTTGTCGCCGGCACAGGCAGCAACAATACACACGCTTCCATCGAACTGACAAAAAAAGCGGAGGAAGCAGGCGTGGATGCGGTCATGCTGGTGGCCCCTTATTACAACAAACCTAACCAGGCAGGGCTGTATCAGCACTTCAAAACAATAGCGGATTCTACAGCATTGCCGGTTATGCTTTATAACATACCAGGTCGGTCAGTTGTAAGAATGTCGGCTGAGACGATTATCGAGCTCTCAAAAGTCAGCAATATAGTGGCTCTTAAAGATGCGACAGGCGATCTGCCCGGCATGACGGAAATCATCGCAAATACAGCCGATGATTTTGTGCTTTACAGCGGCGATGACGGTCTTACGCTTCCTTGTCTCGCAGTCGGGGGAGCCGGAGTCATTTCGGTCGCCTCCCACGTAATTGGAAATGAAATGCAGGAAATGACGGCTGCTTTTGAAGGCGGAGACCTTCAAAAGGCTGCAGCCATGCATCAAAAACTGCTTCCGATGATGAAGGCGGTTTTTGCGGAACCGAGTCCTGCACCGGTAAAAGCAGCGCTGCAGATTAAAGGAATGGATATGGGATCAGTAAGATTGCCGCTCGTTCCTGCGAGTGAGGAAACAAGAGAGATGC harbors:
- the dapA gene encoding 4-hydroxy-tetrahydrodipicolinate synthase, which encodes MDFGRIGTAMVTPFDNKGNIDFAKTTQLVHYLIENGTDTLVVSGTTGESPTLTTEEKVALFKHVAEAADKRVPVVAGTGSNNTHASIELTKKAEEAGVDAVMLVAPYYNKPNQAGLYQHFKTIADSTALPVMLYNIPGRSVVRMSAETIIELSKVSNIVALKDATGDLPGMTEIIANTADDFVLYSGDDGLTLPCLAVGGAGVISVASHVIGNEMQEMTAAFEGGDLQKAAAMHQKLLPMMKAVFAEPSPAPVKAALQIKGMDMGSVRLPLVPASEETREMLVKLIQDL
- a CDS encoding dipicolinate synthase subunit B, which codes for MELKGKRIGFGLTGSHCTYDAVVPEIQKLLDAGADVIPVVSFTVSSTDTRFGEGVEWVKKIEEMTGEKAIDSIVKAEPLGPKYPLDCMVVAPLTGNSMSKLANGLTDSPVIMAAKATLRNLNPVVLGISTNDALGLNGQNLMKLLATKNIYFIPFGQDAPEKKPNSLVARMPLLDETVKAALNGKQLQPVIIEKFRD
- the dpaA gene encoding dipicolinic acid synthetase subunit A, with product MLTDMHIAVIGGDARQLEVIRMLTEMDARISLVGFDQLDHGFPGAAKKEINELKMSDIDAILLPVAGTNNEGEVETIFSRQKTILTQELLSGTPLHCTVFSGISNQYLDGITSKAKRRLVKLFERDDVAIYNAVPTVEGTIMMVIQNTDFTIHNANIAVLGMGRVGQGVARTFAALGAKVKVGARKTSHHARIYEMGLKPFDLSDLEKEAENVDILINTIPAQVVNAGVLSKMPTHTLVVDLASKPGGTDFRYAEKRGIKALLAPGLPGIVAPKTAGQIIAKVLSTLLHELKTSRKERS
- the dapG gene encoding aspartate kinase, producing the protein MKRIVQKFGGTSVRNEEGRHRALHHIKTAVENGYKTVVVVSAMGRNGDPYATDTLLGLIDGNNTRVSNREMDMLMSCGETISSVVFSNMLRKNGLNAAAISGALAGFRTTADHTNAKILEMDCSRLEEELGKYDVVVVAGFQGQSETGDVTTLGRGGSDTSAAALGAALHAESVDIFTDVEGLMTADPRIVENARPLSQVTYNEISNMAYQGAKVIHPRAVEIAMNAKVPLRVRSTYSDTEGTLVTSHANQSGMGSDIQDRLITGIAHVSDITQIRVSAKEGRYDMQSEVFKAMAAEQISVDLINISPSNVVYTISEEKTALAVNVLSELGYEPDIVRNCAKVSVVGAAMAGVPGVTAKIVNALSSEGIQILQSADSHTTIWVLVREDDLHKAINTLHSAFKLAELQQSGNLNS
- the asd gene encoding aspartate-semialdehyde dehydrogenase; the protein is MDHNKGYRVAVVGATGAVGQKMLETLEERNFPVSDLTLLSSSRSAGKKVTFQGKEHTVAEAVPEAFEGIQLALFSAGGSVSKALAPEAAKRGAIVVDNTSAFRMDEDKPLVVPEVNEEDLKNHNGIIANPNCSTIQMVAALKPVEREFGLSKVIVSTYQAVSGAGAQAVDEMKEQSRKMLDGSDYETNILPVKGDEKHYPIAFNAIPQIDKFQDNGFTFEEMKMINETKKIMHRPDLEVAATCVRLPIDTGHAESVYIEVEKSGVTVEQMKKLLADAEGITLQDDPSSQEYPMPLFAAGKKDVFVGRIRKDLDNDRGFHLWIVSDNLLKGAAWNSVQIAERLVKLGLL